Proteins encoded within one genomic window of Paramisgurnus dabryanus chromosome 13, PD_genome_1.1, whole genome shotgun sequence:
- the slc4a7 gene encoding sodium bicarbonate cotransporter 3 isoform X3, which produces MLNFWGDIMNLRSTRGARIISGNDEEAVIDQGKTSSTINTNFEKEELESHRAVYVGVHVPLGKQSRRRHRHRGHKHHRKRRDRGSEREDGRESPTNDTPSQRVQFILGTEDDDEEHIPHDLFTELDELSFRDGHAYEWKETARWLKFEEDVEDGGERWSKPYVATLSLHSLFELRSCILNGTVMLDMRANTIEEIADMVLDNMVASGQLDESLREDVRVAILKRHHHQNEKKLSNRIPIVRSFADIGEGLSASRLSLLRRSSFSLSNPLNSRRPSAESHCSRSSIILNFLLPSANNSPFASPNISPCTTPHNTPPTPRHVPSPPSYPGPSHQGPELLVARGERMDIPVVVVFPPEEEEPRLSPGQEEQVVSDPATLAQLLLPSQSGYLSSPQSAPGSLENSKPSEIRLNGAGGSRENSTVDFSKVDMNFMRKIPPGAEASNVLVGEVDFLESPIIAFIRLSPAVLLTGLTEVPVPTRFLFLLLGPFGKGGQYHEIGRSIATLMTDEIFHDVAYKAKDRIDLLSGIDEFLDQVTVLPPGEWDPTIRIEPPKSVPSQEKRKIPSLPNGSAPPLESIKEEDHHTGPELQRTGRIFGGLVLDVKRKAPFYWSDVRDAFSLQCLASILFLYCACMSPVITFGGLLGEATKNNISAIESLFGASMTGVAYSLFAGQPLTILGSTGPVLVFEKILFKFCSDYGLSYLPLRTSIGLWTAFLCILLVATDASSLVCYITRFTEEAFAALICIIFIYEALEKLFQLGEMFPFNMHDNLDNLTFYTCQCSPPANITEKMIQSWNHTGFSQENITWSVLDVPTCKQLFGEFVGPACGHHGPFIPDVLFWSVILFFTTFFLSSFLKQFKTKHYFPTKVRSSISDFAVFLTIMIMVLVDYLVGVPSPKLQVPDTFEPTSKNRGWLISPLGDNPWWTLLAAAIPALLCTILIFMDQQITAVIINRKEHKLKKGCGYHLDLLVVAVMLAVCSVMGLPWFVAATVLSISHVNSLKVESECSAPGEQPKFLGIREQRITGLMIFVLMGLSVFMTSVLKFIPMPVLYGVFLYMGVSSLKGIQFFDRIKLFGMPAKHQPDLIYLRYVPLWKVHVFTIVQLTCLVLLWVIKASTAAVVFPMMVLALVFIRKLLDFFFTKRELSWLDDVMPESKKKKEDDKKKKAKEEAQRMMEADEGIEIPYEGGIHLNVPVKALKLSSDPSVVNISDEMAKTSMWKAVASAKLLRPSCSENTACIKIDVDDDNEEKCLDTETSL; this is translated from the exons GTCACAGGGCGGTTTACGTGGGCGTGCATGTACCTTTAGGAAAACAAAGCAGACGTAGACATCGCCACCGCGGTCACAAGCACCATCGGAAAAGAAGGGACAGAGGATCCGAACGAGAAGatggcagagaatcaccaacgAACG ACACCCCCTCACAGAGGGTCCAGTTTATTCTGGGCACtgaggatgatgatgaagagCACATTCCTCACGACCTCtttactgaattagatgaactGTCCTTCCGTGACGGACATGCTTACGAGTGGAAAGAAACAGCTAG GTGGTTGAAGTTCGAGGAGGACGTGGAGGATGGAGGAGAACGCTGGAGCAAACCCTATGTCGCCACACTTTCTCTTCACAGTTTATTTGAGTTACGAAGCTGCATTCTCAATGGCACAGTCATGCTGGACATGAGAGCTAACACCATTGAGGAGATAGCAG ATATGGTATTAGACAACATGGTGGCGTCAGGCCAGCTGGACGAGAGTTTAAGGGAAGACGTGCGCGTTGCCATTCTGAAGCGACATCACCACCAGAATGAGAAGAAACTGAGCAATCGTATCCCGATCGTGCGCTCCTTCGCCGACATAG GCGAGGGTCTCTCCGCCTCCCGTCTGTCGCTCCTCCGACGCAGCTCTTTCTCTCTGTCCAACCCCCTGAACTCGCGCCGTCCCTCCGCAGAGTCCCACTGTTCGCGCTCCTCCATCATCCTCAACTTCCTTCTGCCCAGTGCCAACAACAGCCCCTTTGCCTCCCCCAACATCTCCCCTTGTACCACTCCTCACAACACGCCGCCCACCCCTCGCCATGTTCCATCACCTCCCAGCTACCCAGGACCCTCCCATCAGGGGCCCGAGTTGCTTGTGGCACGGGGAGAGAGAATGGACATTCCGGTGGTCGTCGTGTTCCCGCCCGAGGAGGAGGAACCGCGGCTGTCTCCCGGTCAGGAGGAGCAGGTGGTGTCTGACCCGGCCACACTGGCACAGCTCCTGCTTCCATCTCAGTCAG GCTATCTCTCATCGCCCCAGTCGGCCCCGGGGAGCCTGGAAAACAGCAAGCCCAGTGAGATCCGTTTGAACGGTGCGGGTGGCAGCAGGGAAAACAGCACTGTGGACTTTAGCAAG GTGGACATGAATTTTATGAGGAAAATTCCTCCGGGTGCAGAAGCTTCGAATGTTTTGGTGGGTGAAGTTGATTTCCTGGAGAGTCCAATCATCGCCTTTATTCGCCTTTCACCTGCTGTTCTCCTCACGGGACTGACAGAAGTCCCAGTTCCTACCAG GTTCCTGTTCCTGCTTCTGGGGCCTTTCGGTAAAGGAGGCCAGTACCATGAGATTGGCAGATCGATAGCTACATTGATGACAGATGAG ATCTTCCATGATGTGGCATACAAAGCCAAAGACAGGATTGACCTGCTCTCCGGCATAGATGAGTTTTTGGATCAGGTAACCGTGCTGCCTCCAGGAGAGTGGGACCCCACAATACGAATCGAGCCACCAAAGAGCGTCCCTTCTCAG GAGAAGAGGAAGATCCCATCCTTGCCTAATGGATCTGCTCCACCCTTGGAGTCCATCAAAGAGGAGGATCACCATACTGGACCTGAACTTCAAAGGACAGGACG gaTATTTGGGGGTCTGGTACTAGATGTGAAACGAAAAGCTCCGTTTTATTGGAGCGACGTGCGGGATGCTTTCAGCCTGCAGTGCTTGGCTTCTATCCTGTTTCTCTACTGTGCCTGCATGTCCCCTGTCATCACCTTTGGAGGCCTGCTAGGGGAGGCCACCAAAAACAACATA agtGCCATTGAGTCTCTGTTTGGAGCTTCTATGACCGGTGTGGCCTACTCTCTGTTTGCTGGTCAGCCATTGACGATCCTGGGCAGCACTGGACCGGTTCTGGTTTTTGAGAAAATTTTGTTTAAGTTCTGCAG TGATTACGGTCTATCTTACCTCCCTCTGCGAACCAGCATCGGCCTATGGACGGCTTTCCTGTGCATTTTGCTGGTTGCCACGGATGCCAGCTCTCTGGTGTGCTACATCACTCGATTCACAGAGGAGGCCTTTGCTGCTCTCATCTGCATCATATTCATTTATGAAGCCTTGGAGAAACTCTTCCAACTGGGAGAGATGTTTCCTTTCAACATGCACGACAATTTAGACAATCTCACCTTTTACAC GTGTCAGTGTTCACCACCAGCTAATATCACAGAGAAAATGATACAGTCATGGAATCACACAGGTTTTAGTCAGGAAAACATTACCTGGAGTGTGCTAGACGTACCG ACATGCAAGCAGCTCTTTGGCGAGTTTGTTGGTCCTGCATGCGGACACCACGGGCCGTTCATCCCTGATGTGTTGTTCTGGTCTGTCATCCTCTTCTTCACCACCTTCTTCCTGTCATCCTTCCTCAAACAGTTCAAGACCAAGCATTATTTTCCCACTAAG GTCCGCTCTTCCATCAGTGACTTTGCTGTTTTTCTGACCATCATGATCATGGTGTTGGTCGATTATTTAGTCGGCGTCCCATCTCCTAAACTACAGGTCCCAGACacttttgag CCCACCTCTAAGAATCGAGGCTGGTTGATCTCACCTCTAGGTGACAACCCTTGGTGGACGTTACTGGCGGCAGCCATTCCTGCCCTCTTGTGCACCATACTGATCTTCATGGATCAGCAGATCACTGCCGTGATTATCAACCGTAAGGAACACAAACTCAAG AAAGGCTGTGGGTATCACCTTGACCTTTTGGTGGTGGCAGTGATGCTGGCCGTGTGTTCGGTGATGGGCTTGCCCTGGTTCGTCGCTGCGACCGTCCTCTCTATCTCTCACGTCAACAGCCTGAAGGTGGAATCCGAATGCTCGGCCCCAGGAGAGCAGCCCAAATTCCTGGGCATCCGTGAGCAGAGGATCACCGGGCTGATGATCTTTGTACTTATGGGATTATCGGTCTTTATGACATCTGTTCTGAAg TTTATACCAATGCCTGTGTTGTATGGCGTGTTCCTCTATATGGGTGTGTCCTCCCTCAAAGGCATACAG TTCTTTGACCGGATTAAGCTGTTTGGCATGCCTGCGAAGCACCAGCCTGATCTGATCTACCTGAGATACGTGCCACTGTGGAAGGTTCACGTATTCACTATAGTCCAACTCACCTGTCTGGTGCTCCTGTGGGTCATCAAAGCCTCCACAGCCGCTGTGGTCTTCCCAATGATG GTCCTGGCTCTGGTGTTTATACGGAAGCTTCTAGATTTCTTCTTTACTAAGAGGGAGCTCAGCTGGCTGGATGATGTCATGCCCGAAAGCAAGAAGAAAAAGGAAGACGACAAAAAGAAAAAGGCAAAAGAG GAAGCACAGCGCATGATGGAGGCAGACGAGGGCATAGAGATCCCCTATGAGGGCGGGATTCACCTGAATGTCCCGGTAAAGGCCCTGAAACTCAG
- the slc4a7 gene encoding sodium bicarbonate cotransporter 3 isoform X1: MLNFWGDIMNLRSTRGARIISGNDEEAVIDQGKTSSTINTNFEKEELESHRAVYVGVHVPLGKQSRRRHRHRGHKHHRKRRDRGSEREDGRESPTNDTPSQRVQFILGTEDDDEEHIPHDLFTELDELSFRDGHAYEWKETARWLKFEEDVEDGGERWSKPYVATLSLHSLFELRSCILNGTVMLDMRANTIEEIADMVLDNMVASGQLDESLREDVRVAILKRHHHQNEKKLSNRIPIVRSFADIGKKHSDPHLLERNGEGLSASRLSLLRRSSFSLSNPLNSRRPSAESHCSRSSIILNFLLPSANNSPFASPNISPCTTPHNTPPTPRHVPSPPSYPGPSHQGPELLVARGERMDIPVVVVFPPEEEEPRLSPGQEEQVVSDPATLAQLLLPSQSGYLSSPQSAPGSLENSKPSEIRLNGAGGSRENSTVDFSKVDMNFMRKIPPGAEASNVLVGEVDFLESPIIAFIRLSPAVLLTGLTEVPVPTRFLFLLLGPFGKGGQYHEIGRSIATLMTDEIFHDVAYKAKDRIDLLSGIDEFLDQVTVLPPGEWDPTIRIEPPKSVPSQEKRKIPSLPNGSAPPLESIKEEDHHTGPELQRTGRIFGGLVLDVKRKAPFYWSDVRDAFSLQCLASILFLYCACMSPVITFGGLLGEATKNNISAIESLFGASMTGVAYSLFAGQPLTILGSTGPVLVFEKILFKFCSDYGLSYLPLRTSIGLWTAFLCILLVATDASSLVCYITRFTEEAFAALICIIFIYEALEKLFQLGEMFPFNMHDNLDNLTFYTCQCSPPANITEKMIQSWNHTGFSQENITWSVLDVPTCKQLFGEFVGPACGHHGPFIPDVLFWSVILFFTTFFLSSFLKQFKTKHYFPTKVRSSISDFAVFLTIMIMVLVDYLVGVPSPKLQVPDTFEPTSKNRGWLISPLGDNPWWTLLAAAIPALLCTILIFMDQQITAVIINRKEHKLKKGCGYHLDLLVVAVMLAVCSVMGLPWFVAATVLSISHVNSLKVESECSAPGEQPKFLGIREQRITGLMIFVLMGLSVFMTSVLKFIPMPVLYGVFLYMGVSSLKGIQFFDRIKLFGMPAKHQPDLIYLRYVPLWKVHVFTIVQLTCLVLLWVIKASTAAVVFPMMVLALVFIRKLLDFFFTKRELSWLDDVMPESKKKKEDDKKKKAKEEAQRMMEADEGIEIPYEGGIHLNVPVKALKLSSDPSVVNISDEMAKTSMWKAVASAKLLRPSCSENTACIKIDVDDDNEEKCLDTETSL; the protein is encoded by the exons GTCACAGGGCGGTTTACGTGGGCGTGCATGTACCTTTAGGAAAACAAAGCAGACGTAGACATCGCCACCGCGGTCACAAGCACCATCGGAAAAGAAGGGACAGAGGATCCGAACGAGAAGatggcagagaatcaccaacgAACG ACACCCCCTCACAGAGGGTCCAGTTTATTCTGGGCACtgaggatgatgatgaagagCACATTCCTCACGACCTCtttactgaattagatgaactGTCCTTCCGTGACGGACATGCTTACGAGTGGAAAGAAACAGCTAG GTGGTTGAAGTTCGAGGAGGACGTGGAGGATGGAGGAGAACGCTGGAGCAAACCCTATGTCGCCACACTTTCTCTTCACAGTTTATTTGAGTTACGAAGCTGCATTCTCAATGGCACAGTCATGCTGGACATGAGAGCTAACACCATTGAGGAGATAGCAG ATATGGTATTAGACAACATGGTGGCGTCAGGCCAGCTGGACGAGAGTTTAAGGGAAGACGTGCGCGTTGCCATTCTGAAGCGACATCACCACCAGAATGAGAAGAAACTGAGCAATCGTATCCCGATCGTGCGCTCCTTCGCCGACATAGGCAAGAAACATTCAGACCCGCACTTGCTTGAGAGGAATG GCGAGGGTCTCTCCGCCTCCCGTCTGTCGCTCCTCCGACGCAGCTCTTTCTCTCTGTCCAACCCCCTGAACTCGCGCCGTCCCTCCGCAGAGTCCCACTGTTCGCGCTCCTCCATCATCCTCAACTTCCTTCTGCCCAGTGCCAACAACAGCCCCTTTGCCTCCCCCAACATCTCCCCTTGTACCACTCCTCACAACACGCCGCCCACCCCTCGCCATGTTCCATCACCTCCCAGCTACCCAGGACCCTCCCATCAGGGGCCCGAGTTGCTTGTGGCACGGGGAGAGAGAATGGACATTCCGGTGGTCGTCGTGTTCCCGCCCGAGGAGGAGGAACCGCGGCTGTCTCCCGGTCAGGAGGAGCAGGTGGTGTCTGACCCGGCCACACTGGCACAGCTCCTGCTTCCATCTCAGTCAG GCTATCTCTCATCGCCCCAGTCGGCCCCGGGGAGCCTGGAAAACAGCAAGCCCAGTGAGATCCGTTTGAACGGTGCGGGTGGCAGCAGGGAAAACAGCACTGTGGACTTTAGCAAG GTGGACATGAATTTTATGAGGAAAATTCCTCCGGGTGCAGAAGCTTCGAATGTTTTGGTGGGTGAAGTTGATTTCCTGGAGAGTCCAATCATCGCCTTTATTCGCCTTTCACCTGCTGTTCTCCTCACGGGACTGACAGAAGTCCCAGTTCCTACCAG GTTCCTGTTCCTGCTTCTGGGGCCTTTCGGTAAAGGAGGCCAGTACCATGAGATTGGCAGATCGATAGCTACATTGATGACAGATGAG ATCTTCCATGATGTGGCATACAAAGCCAAAGACAGGATTGACCTGCTCTCCGGCATAGATGAGTTTTTGGATCAGGTAACCGTGCTGCCTCCAGGAGAGTGGGACCCCACAATACGAATCGAGCCACCAAAGAGCGTCCCTTCTCAG GAGAAGAGGAAGATCCCATCCTTGCCTAATGGATCTGCTCCACCCTTGGAGTCCATCAAAGAGGAGGATCACCATACTGGACCTGAACTTCAAAGGACAGGACG gaTATTTGGGGGTCTGGTACTAGATGTGAAACGAAAAGCTCCGTTTTATTGGAGCGACGTGCGGGATGCTTTCAGCCTGCAGTGCTTGGCTTCTATCCTGTTTCTCTACTGTGCCTGCATGTCCCCTGTCATCACCTTTGGAGGCCTGCTAGGGGAGGCCACCAAAAACAACATA agtGCCATTGAGTCTCTGTTTGGAGCTTCTATGACCGGTGTGGCCTACTCTCTGTTTGCTGGTCAGCCATTGACGATCCTGGGCAGCACTGGACCGGTTCTGGTTTTTGAGAAAATTTTGTTTAAGTTCTGCAG TGATTACGGTCTATCTTACCTCCCTCTGCGAACCAGCATCGGCCTATGGACGGCTTTCCTGTGCATTTTGCTGGTTGCCACGGATGCCAGCTCTCTGGTGTGCTACATCACTCGATTCACAGAGGAGGCCTTTGCTGCTCTCATCTGCATCATATTCATTTATGAAGCCTTGGAGAAACTCTTCCAACTGGGAGAGATGTTTCCTTTCAACATGCACGACAATTTAGACAATCTCACCTTTTACAC GTGTCAGTGTTCACCACCAGCTAATATCACAGAGAAAATGATACAGTCATGGAATCACACAGGTTTTAGTCAGGAAAACATTACCTGGAGTGTGCTAGACGTACCG ACATGCAAGCAGCTCTTTGGCGAGTTTGTTGGTCCTGCATGCGGACACCACGGGCCGTTCATCCCTGATGTGTTGTTCTGGTCTGTCATCCTCTTCTTCACCACCTTCTTCCTGTCATCCTTCCTCAAACAGTTCAAGACCAAGCATTATTTTCCCACTAAG GTCCGCTCTTCCATCAGTGACTTTGCTGTTTTTCTGACCATCATGATCATGGTGTTGGTCGATTATTTAGTCGGCGTCCCATCTCCTAAACTACAGGTCCCAGACacttttgag CCCACCTCTAAGAATCGAGGCTGGTTGATCTCACCTCTAGGTGACAACCCTTGGTGGACGTTACTGGCGGCAGCCATTCCTGCCCTCTTGTGCACCATACTGATCTTCATGGATCAGCAGATCACTGCCGTGATTATCAACCGTAAGGAACACAAACTCAAG AAAGGCTGTGGGTATCACCTTGACCTTTTGGTGGTGGCAGTGATGCTGGCCGTGTGTTCGGTGATGGGCTTGCCCTGGTTCGTCGCTGCGACCGTCCTCTCTATCTCTCACGTCAACAGCCTGAAGGTGGAATCCGAATGCTCGGCCCCAGGAGAGCAGCCCAAATTCCTGGGCATCCGTGAGCAGAGGATCACCGGGCTGATGATCTTTGTACTTATGGGATTATCGGTCTTTATGACATCTGTTCTGAAg TTTATACCAATGCCTGTGTTGTATGGCGTGTTCCTCTATATGGGTGTGTCCTCCCTCAAAGGCATACAG TTCTTTGACCGGATTAAGCTGTTTGGCATGCCTGCGAAGCACCAGCCTGATCTGATCTACCTGAGATACGTGCCACTGTGGAAGGTTCACGTATTCACTATAGTCCAACTCACCTGTCTGGTGCTCCTGTGGGTCATCAAAGCCTCCACAGCCGCTGTGGTCTTCCCAATGATG GTCCTGGCTCTGGTGTTTATACGGAAGCTTCTAGATTTCTTCTTTACTAAGAGGGAGCTCAGCTGGCTGGATGATGTCATGCCCGAAAGCAAGAAGAAAAAGGAAGACGACAAAAAGAAAAAGGCAAAAGAG GAAGCACAGCGCATGATGGAGGCAGACGAGGGCATAGAGATCCCCTATGAGGGCGGGATTCACCTGAATGTCCCGGTAAAGGCCCTGAAACTCAG
- the slc4a7 gene encoding sodium bicarbonate cotransporter 3 isoform X6 — translation MLNFWGDIMNLRSTRGARIISGNDEEAVIDQGKTSSTINTNFEKEELESHRAVYVGVHVPLGKQSRRRHRHRGHKHHRKRRDRGSEREDGRESPTNDTPSQRVQFILGTEDDDEEHIPHDLFTELDELSFRDGHAYEWKETARWLKFEEDVEDGGERWSKPYVATLSLHSLFELRSCILNGTVMLDMRANTIEEIADMVLDNMVASGQLDESLREDVRVAILKRHHHQNEKKLSNRIPIVRSFADIGKKHSDPHLLERNGYLSSPQSAPGSLENSKPSEIRLNGAGGSRENSTVDFSKVDMNFMRKIPPGAEASNVLVGEVDFLESPIIAFIRLSPAVLLTGLTEVPVPTRFLFLLLGPFGKGGQYHEIGRSIATLMTDEIFHDVAYKAKDRIDLLSGIDEFLDQVTVLPPGEWDPTIRIEPPKSVPSQEKRKIPSLPNGSAPPLESIKEEDHHTGPELQRTGRIFGGLVLDVKRKAPFYWSDVRDAFSLQCLASILFLYCACMSPVITFGGLLGEATKNNISAIESLFGASMTGVAYSLFAGQPLTILGSTGPVLVFEKILFKFCSDYGLSYLPLRTSIGLWTAFLCILLVATDASSLVCYITRFTEEAFAALICIIFIYEALEKLFQLGEMFPFNMHDNLDNLTFYTCQCSPPANITEKMIQSWNHTGFSQENITWSVLDVPTCKQLFGEFVGPACGHHGPFIPDVLFWSVILFFTTFFLSSFLKQFKTKHYFPTKVRSSISDFAVFLTIMIMVLVDYLVGVPSPKLQVPDTFEPTSKNRGWLISPLGDNPWWTLLAAAIPALLCTILIFMDQQITAVIINRKEHKLKKGCGYHLDLLVVAVMLAVCSVMGLPWFVAATVLSISHVNSLKVESECSAPGEQPKFLGIREQRITGLMIFVLMGLSVFMTSVLKFIPMPVLYGVFLYMGVSSLKGIQFFDRIKLFGMPAKHQPDLIYLRYVPLWKVHVFTIVQLTCLVLLWVIKASTAAVVFPMMVLALVFIRKLLDFFFTKRELSWLDDVMPESKKKKEDDKKKKAKEEAQRMMEADEGIEIPYEGGIHLNVPVKALKLSSDPSVVNISDEMAKTSMWKAVASAKLLRPSCSENTACIKIDVDDDNEEKCLDTETSL, via the exons GTCACAGGGCGGTTTACGTGGGCGTGCATGTACCTTTAGGAAAACAAAGCAGACGTAGACATCGCCACCGCGGTCACAAGCACCATCGGAAAAGAAGGGACAGAGGATCCGAACGAGAAGatggcagagaatcaccaacgAACG ACACCCCCTCACAGAGGGTCCAGTTTATTCTGGGCACtgaggatgatgatgaagagCACATTCCTCACGACCTCtttactgaattagatgaactGTCCTTCCGTGACGGACATGCTTACGAGTGGAAAGAAACAGCTAG GTGGTTGAAGTTCGAGGAGGACGTGGAGGATGGAGGAGAACGCTGGAGCAAACCCTATGTCGCCACACTTTCTCTTCACAGTTTATTTGAGTTACGAAGCTGCATTCTCAATGGCACAGTCATGCTGGACATGAGAGCTAACACCATTGAGGAGATAGCAG ATATGGTATTAGACAACATGGTGGCGTCAGGCCAGCTGGACGAGAGTTTAAGGGAAGACGTGCGCGTTGCCATTCTGAAGCGACATCACCACCAGAATGAGAAGAAACTGAGCAATCGTATCCCGATCGTGCGCTCCTTCGCCGACATAGGCAAGAAACATTCAGACCCGCACTTGCTTGAGAGGAATG GCTATCTCTCATCGCCCCAGTCGGCCCCGGGGAGCCTGGAAAACAGCAAGCCCAGTGAGATCCGTTTGAACGGTGCGGGTGGCAGCAGGGAAAACAGCACTGTGGACTTTAGCAAG GTGGACATGAATTTTATGAGGAAAATTCCTCCGGGTGCAGAAGCTTCGAATGTTTTGGTGGGTGAAGTTGATTTCCTGGAGAGTCCAATCATCGCCTTTATTCGCCTTTCACCTGCTGTTCTCCTCACGGGACTGACAGAAGTCCCAGTTCCTACCAG GTTCCTGTTCCTGCTTCTGGGGCCTTTCGGTAAAGGAGGCCAGTACCATGAGATTGGCAGATCGATAGCTACATTGATGACAGATGAG ATCTTCCATGATGTGGCATACAAAGCCAAAGACAGGATTGACCTGCTCTCCGGCATAGATGAGTTTTTGGATCAGGTAACCGTGCTGCCTCCAGGAGAGTGGGACCCCACAATACGAATCGAGCCACCAAAGAGCGTCCCTTCTCAG GAGAAGAGGAAGATCCCATCCTTGCCTAATGGATCTGCTCCACCCTTGGAGTCCATCAAAGAGGAGGATCACCATACTGGACCTGAACTTCAAAGGACAGGACG gaTATTTGGGGGTCTGGTACTAGATGTGAAACGAAAAGCTCCGTTTTATTGGAGCGACGTGCGGGATGCTTTCAGCCTGCAGTGCTTGGCTTCTATCCTGTTTCTCTACTGTGCCTGCATGTCCCCTGTCATCACCTTTGGAGGCCTGCTAGGGGAGGCCACCAAAAACAACATA agtGCCATTGAGTCTCTGTTTGGAGCTTCTATGACCGGTGTGGCCTACTCTCTGTTTGCTGGTCAGCCATTGACGATCCTGGGCAGCACTGGACCGGTTCTGGTTTTTGAGAAAATTTTGTTTAAGTTCTGCAG TGATTACGGTCTATCTTACCTCCCTCTGCGAACCAGCATCGGCCTATGGACGGCTTTCCTGTGCATTTTGCTGGTTGCCACGGATGCCAGCTCTCTGGTGTGCTACATCACTCGATTCACAGAGGAGGCCTTTGCTGCTCTCATCTGCATCATATTCATTTATGAAGCCTTGGAGAAACTCTTCCAACTGGGAGAGATGTTTCCTTTCAACATGCACGACAATTTAGACAATCTCACCTTTTACAC GTGTCAGTGTTCACCACCAGCTAATATCACAGAGAAAATGATACAGTCATGGAATCACACAGGTTTTAGTCAGGAAAACATTACCTGGAGTGTGCTAGACGTACCG ACATGCAAGCAGCTCTTTGGCGAGTTTGTTGGTCCTGCATGCGGACACCACGGGCCGTTCATCCCTGATGTGTTGTTCTGGTCTGTCATCCTCTTCTTCACCACCTTCTTCCTGTCATCCTTCCTCAAACAGTTCAAGACCAAGCATTATTTTCCCACTAAG GTCCGCTCTTCCATCAGTGACTTTGCTGTTTTTCTGACCATCATGATCATGGTGTTGGTCGATTATTTAGTCGGCGTCCCATCTCCTAAACTACAGGTCCCAGACacttttgag CCCACCTCTAAGAATCGAGGCTGGTTGATCTCACCTCTAGGTGACAACCCTTGGTGGACGTTACTGGCGGCAGCCATTCCTGCCCTCTTGTGCACCATACTGATCTTCATGGATCAGCAGATCACTGCCGTGATTATCAACCGTAAGGAACACAAACTCAAG AAAGGCTGTGGGTATCACCTTGACCTTTTGGTGGTGGCAGTGATGCTGGCCGTGTGTTCGGTGATGGGCTTGCCCTGGTTCGTCGCTGCGACCGTCCTCTCTATCTCTCACGTCAACAGCCTGAAGGTGGAATCCGAATGCTCGGCCCCAGGAGAGCAGCCCAAATTCCTGGGCATCCGTGAGCAGAGGATCACCGGGCTGATGATCTTTGTACTTATGGGATTATCGGTCTTTATGACATCTGTTCTGAAg TTTATACCAATGCCTGTGTTGTATGGCGTGTTCCTCTATATGGGTGTGTCCTCCCTCAAAGGCATACAG TTCTTTGACCGGATTAAGCTGTTTGGCATGCCTGCGAAGCACCAGCCTGATCTGATCTACCTGAGATACGTGCCACTGTGGAAGGTTCACGTATTCACTATAGTCCAACTCACCTGTCTGGTGCTCCTGTGGGTCATCAAAGCCTCCACAGCCGCTGTGGTCTTCCCAATGATG GTCCTGGCTCTGGTGTTTATACGGAAGCTTCTAGATTTCTTCTTTACTAAGAGGGAGCTCAGCTGGCTGGATGATGTCATGCCCGAAAGCAAGAAGAAAAAGGAAGACGACAAAAAGAAAAAGGCAAAAGAG GAAGCACAGCGCATGATGGAGGCAGACGAGGGCATAGAGATCCCCTATGAGGGCGGGATTCACCTGAATGTCCCGGTAAAGGCCCTGAAACTCAG